One Anaerobacillus alkaliphilus DNA window includes the following coding sequences:
- a CDS encoding ClpP family protease yields the protein MDYQKAETQPDDQKEKQSSIVEKIQQLGQTNVPQMEQSNIHVFTIIGQIEGHMQLPPQNKTTKYEHVIPQLVAAEQNQKLEGMLVILNTVGGDVEAGLAIAEMIASMSKPTVTLVLGGGHSIGVPIAVASDYSYIAETATMTIHPVRLTGLVIGVPQTFEYLDKMQERVIKFVTRHSTITEDKFKELMFSKGNLTRDIGTNVVGPDAVKYGLINEVGGIGKAIKKLNELIEQRRGIQNSGELVQ from the coding sequence ATGGATTACCAAAAAGCTGAAACACAACCTGATGATCAAAAGGAAAAACAATCGAGTATTGTTGAAAAAATACAACAATTGGGTCAAACGAATGTTCCGCAAATGGAACAATCAAACATACATGTTTTCACAATTATTGGTCAAATTGAAGGGCATATGCAACTGCCACCGCAAAATAAAACGACGAAGTATGAGCATGTCATTCCGCAGCTTGTCGCGGCGGAACAAAATCAAAAGCTTGAAGGAATGCTTGTTATCTTAAATACAGTTGGTGGAGATGTAGAAGCAGGTCTGGCCATTGCTGAGATGATTGCTTCTATGTCAAAACCAACAGTTACATTAGTTTTAGGTGGAGGACATTCTATTGGGGTACCAATCGCTGTTGCATCTGATTATAGCTACATAGCTGAGACCGCTACAATGACGATCCATCCAGTACGTTTAACAGGCTTAGTTATCGGGGTGCCACAAACATTTGAATATCTAGATAAAATGCAGGAACGTGTCATTAAATTTGTTACTCGTCACTCTACAATCACGGAAGATAAGTTTAAGGAATTAATGTTCTCAAAAGGAAATCTCACTAGAGACATAGGTACAAATGTTGTGGGACCCGATGCTGTAAAATATGGACTTATTAATGAAGTAGGTGGAATTGGGAAAGCAATCAAAAAATTAAACGAGCTAATTGAACAAAGACGTGGAATTCAAAATAGCGGGGAGTTAGTGCAATGA
- a CDS encoding ribonuclease J has product MTLIKQETDKVRVFALGGVGEIGKNMYVVEVDEDIIVIDAGLMFPDDEMLGIDIVIPDISYLEANLERVRGIILTHGHEDHIGALPYIMKKLNVPVYGTKLTLGIVKGKLVEKGLDKSVDLRLIDGKSQLKIGTTTVNFFRTNHSIPDSVGVCIETAHGAIVHTGDFKFDQNPVDGVYSDIGKMATIGEKGVLCLLSDSTNAERPGVSMSESVVGQGIKEAFYGAKGRIIVATFASNVHRVQQVINAAQKTKRKVTVSGRSMLRIVSIAMELGYLHVNDGTLIDIADVDKYSDDEITILTTGSQGEPMSALSRMAKGAHRQITIKSSDTIIISATPIPGNEKSVTKIVDLLFRTGADVIFGQKQVHTSGHGYQEELKLMLNLMKPKYFVPIHGEFRMQHVHSKIARTCGVKQDRIFLIDKGEVIEFIDGDGKLNGKVPSGNVLIDGIGVGDVGNIVLRDRRLLSKDGILVVVVTLNKANNVIISGPDIISRGFVYVRESEKLLEEASALVTETLTKCMVENVNEWSSLKSNIRDVLSRHLFEKTRRRPMILPIIMEV; this is encoded by the coding sequence ATGACGTTGATAAAGCAAGAGACAGATAAAGTACGTGTTTTTGCCTTGGGCGGTGTCGGTGAAATAGGTAAAAACATGTATGTAGTAGAGGTTGACGAAGACATCATTGTCATTGATGCAGGCTTAATGTTCCCAGATGATGAAATGCTTGGTATTGATATTGTCATACCCGATATTTCGTATTTAGAAGCAAATCTGGAACGTGTAAGAGGAATTATTTTAACTCACGGTCATGAAGATCATATTGGCGCTCTTCCATATATCATGAAAAAGCTCAATGTCCCTGTATACGGTACAAAATTGACGCTTGGTATTGTCAAGGGCAAGTTAGTAGAGAAAGGTCTAGACAAGAGTGTGGATTTAAGGCTAATTGATGGTAAATCGCAATTGAAAATAGGTACGACAACAGTGAATTTCTTTAGGACTAATCACAGCATTCCGGACTCTGTTGGTGTATGTATTGAAACAGCTCATGGCGCGATTGTTCACACTGGTGACTTTAAGTTTGATCAAAATCCAGTTGATGGTGTTTATTCTGATATTGGCAAAATGGCAACTATTGGAGAAAAAGGTGTTCTATGCTTACTTTCTGATAGTACAAACGCTGAACGGCCTGGAGTATCTATGTCAGAGAGTGTCGTTGGACAAGGAATCAAAGAAGCGTTTTACGGTGCAAAAGGTAGAATAATTGTTGCAACATTTGCCTCAAATGTCCACCGTGTTCAACAAGTTATTAATGCTGCACAAAAAACAAAGCGTAAAGTCACGGTATCCGGACGTAGTATGCTAAGAATTGTTTCTATTGCAATGGAGTTAGGCTATCTACATGTTAACGATGGAACTCTTATTGATATAGCAGATGTTGATAAGTACTCTGATGATGAAATTACTATTTTAACAACTGGGAGTCAGGGAGAGCCGATGTCAGCTCTTTCAAGAATGGCTAAAGGTGCTCATAGACAGATAACGATAAAATCATCCGACACGATTATTATCTCTGCGACACCTATTCCAGGAAATGAGAAATCTGTAACGAAAATTGTTGACTTATTGTTCCGTACTGGTGCTGATGTAATCTTTGGTCAAAAACAAGTACATACTTCGGGTCATGGTTACCAAGAAGAATTAAAGTTAATGCTGAATTTAATGAAACCTAAATATTTTGTACCGATCCATGGCGAATTTCGCATGCAACATGTTCATAGCAAAATAGCGAGAACTTGTGGAGTTAAACAAGATCGGATCTTCTTAATTGATAAAGGTGAGGTTATTGAATTCATAGATGGAGATGGAAAGCTAAACGGAAAAGTCCCATCAGGAAATGTCCTAATTGATGGCATTGGTGTTGGTGACGTGGGCAATATCGTCCTTCGTGATCGTAGGCTTCTCTCAAAAGATGGTATTCTAGTCGTTGTGGTGACATTAAACAAGGCAAATAACGTGATTATCTCAGGTCCAGATATTATATCTAGAGGTTTTGTGTACGTAAGAGAAAGTGAAAAGCTGTTAGAAGAGGCAAGTGCTTTAGTTACAGAAACACTTACGAAGTGTATGGTAGAAAATGTTAATGAATGGTCTTCTTTAAAAAGTAACATCAGAGACGTTTTAAGTCGTCATCTTTTTGAAAAAACTCGTCGTAGACCGATGATTTTACCGATCATTATGGAGGTTTAA
- the dapG gene encoding aspartate kinase, which yields MKVIVQKFGGTSLKNEEARTQAAQHVLAAVKEGYKVVVVVSAIGRQGDPYSTDTLLNLVGGTAQTHVGKRELDLLMSCGELISSIVFCNLLASFKLKTIAMTGAQAGFRTNEDFSNAKIIEMDCENLLQKLTELDVVVVTGFQGVSENGELTTLGRGGSDTSATAIGAAIQAEWVDIFTDVEGLMTADPRIVDDAKPIATVTYNEICNMAYQGAKVIHPRAVEIAMNAKVPIKIRSTFSNLEGTLVSAGNRNKAGMDVEERLITGIAYVSNVTQIKVLAKDGDYNLQAQVFKAMANEGISVDFININLMGVVYTISDENTNKAIELLEQMGYEPIVTKNCAKVSAIGAGMTGVPGVTAKIVGALADENISILQSADSHTTIWVLVKEEDKIKAVNTLHKIFKLDQIN from the coding sequence ATGAAGGTTATTGTTCAAAAATTTGGTGGAACCTCATTAAAAAATGAAGAAGCTAGGACCCAAGCAGCCCAGCATGTTTTGGCTGCGGTAAAAGAAGGATATAAAGTTGTTGTGGTAGTATCGGCGATTGGAAGGCAGGGAGATCCTTACTCTACTGATACTCTCTTAAATTTAGTCGGTGGAACTGCTCAGACACATGTTGGTAAACGAGAATTAGATTTATTAATGTCTTGTGGAGAGTTAATATCTTCAATTGTATTCTGTAATCTACTAGCAAGTTTTAAACTAAAAACCATTGCAATGACAGGGGCTCAGGCCGGCTTTAGAACAAACGAAGATTTCTCTAATGCAAAGATCATTGAAATGGACTGTGAGAACTTACTACAAAAACTAACTGAATTAGATGTTGTTGTTGTGACGGGGTTTCAAGGTGTGTCAGAAAATGGGGAACTAACAACATTAGGGAGGGGAGGAAGTGATACCTCTGCTACCGCTATTGGTGCAGCTATTCAAGCCGAGTGGGTAGATATCTTCACAGATGTCGAAGGCCTTATGACAGCCGACCCACGTATTGTAGATGATGCCAAACCAATTGCAACGGTTACTTATAATGAAATTTGTAACATGGCTTATCAAGGTGCAAAGGTCATCCATCCAAGAGCAGTTGAAATCGCCATGAATGCGAAAGTGCCAATAAAAATACGTTCAACATTCTCCAACTTAGAGGGTACACTAGTATCAGCTGGAAATAGAAACAAAGCAGGGATGGATGTTGAAGAACGATTAATCACCGGAATTGCCTATGTTTCAAATGTCACGCAAATTAAAGTTCTAGCCAAAGATGGAGATTACAATCTTCAAGCACAAGTGTTTAAAGCTATGGCAAACGAAGGAATTAGTGTTGATTTTATTAATATCAACCTAATGGGAGTGGTTTACACTATTTCTGACGAAAATACAAACAAAGCGATAGAGCTACTAGAGCAAATGGGATACGAACCAATTGTGACGAAAAATTGTGCCAAGGTATCAGCAATTGGGGCAGGAATGACAGGCGTTCCAGGAGTAACTGCAAAGATTGTTGGTGCTTTAGCTGATGAAAACATCTCAATTCTCCAATCTGCAGATTCTCATACGACCATTTGGGTTTTAGTTAAAGAAGAAGACAAAATAAAAGCTGTAAATACGTTACACAAAATCTTTAAACTTGACCAAATTAACTAA
- a CDS encoding YlzJ-like family protein — protein sequence MILYTPVPQELIYPEEQSAQNQITVEIQEGQLVLEQVSMREFRVVRLLSTDPNAFLNENYTPGKMISLF from the coding sequence ATGATTTTGTATACACCGGTTCCTCAAGAATTAATTTATCCTGAAGAGCAATCAGCCCAAAATCAAATAACCGTTGAGATCCAAGAAGGACAATTAGTCTTAGAGCAAGTGTCAATGAGGGAATTCAGAGTCGTTCGCCTGTTAAGTACTGATCCAAATGCATTTTTAAATGAGAACTATACACCTGGAAAAATGATTTCTTTATTTTAG
- the yfmH gene encoding EF-P 5-aminopentanol modification-associated protein YfmH has product MKQILFEQLNETLYHETLENGLEVYILPKEGVNKTYATFTTKYGSVDNNFIPIGDKESIKVPDGIAHFLEHKMFEDEEGDVFQLFSKQGASANAFTSFTRTAYLFSSTSEVEKNLVTLLDFVQHPYFTEESVEKEKGIIGQEITMYDDNPDWRVYFGVIENMFHHHPVKIDIAGTIESIDKITKDLLYTCYETFYHPKNMVLFVVGAIEPEAIFQLVKENQGKKTFKEMQTIERIFDQEPATVAKTKEVLKMSVHTPKCLVGFKEKEQTKQGSELLKHELSINILLDLMLGQSSSNYEKLYNEGLIDDSFSFDYSAEKGFGFSIIGGDTKDPDQLVRTLEEMVQAFTSSPLDEKAVTRAIKKKIGAFLRAINSPEYIANQFTRYQFNEMNLFDVVDTLESLTIEELAQKAKEHFDLEMFTVCQVLPK; this is encoded by the coding sequence ATGAAGCAAATCTTATTTGAACAATTAAATGAAACGTTGTATCACGAAACGCTAGAAAATGGGTTAGAAGTTTATATCTTACCAAAAGAAGGGGTTAATAAAACGTATGCCACTTTTACGACAAAGTACGGCTCTGTTGACAATAACTTTATTCCGATTGGGGATAAAGAGTCTATAAAAGTGCCAGATGGAATTGCCCACTTCTTAGAACATAAAATGTTTGAAGACGAAGAAGGAGACGTTTTCCAATTATTTAGTAAACAAGGTGCATCAGCTAATGCATTTACTAGTTTCACCCGAACTGCCTATCTATTCTCAAGTACATCTGAGGTAGAGAAGAATTTAGTTACCCTTTTAGACTTTGTTCAACATCCTTACTTTACGGAGGAAAGTGTTGAAAAAGAAAAAGGAATTATCGGGCAGGAAATAACGATGTATGATGACAATCCAGATTGGCGAGTATATTTTGGAGTTATTGAAAACATGTTCCATCATCATCCGGTAAAAATTGATATAGCTGGTACCATAGAGTCAATTGATAAAATTACCAAAGACTTACTCTATACGTGTTATGAGACTTTTTACCACCCTAAAAACATGGTGTTATTTGTGGTCGGGGCTATTGAACCAGAAGCGATCTTTCAACTAGTAAAAGAAAACCAAGGGAAGAAAACGTTTAAAGAGATGCAAACGATTGAGCGTATTTTTGATCAGGAACCAGCGACCGTAGCAAAGACTAAGGAAGTCTTAAAAATGTCAGTTCATACCCCAAAATGCTTAGTAGGCTTTAAGGAAAAGGAACAAACGAAACAAGGGAGTGAACTGTTAAAGCATGAATTGAGTATTAACATCCTATTAGACTTAATGCTAGGTCAAAGTTCGAGTAACTATGAGAAATTATACAATGAGGGGCTAATTGACGATTCGTTTTCCTTTGATTATTCAGCAGAGAAAGGGTTTGGATTTTCAATTATCGGTGGAGATACGAAAGATCCAGATCAGTTAGTTCGTACACTTGAAGAAATGGTTCAGGCATTTACAAGTTCTCCGTTAGATGAAAAAGCGGTTACTCGTGCTATTAAGAAAAAAATTGGTGCTTTTCTTAGAGCGATTAATTCCCCGGAATACATTGCGAATCAGTTTACACGCTACCAATTTAATGAAATGAATTTATTTGACGTTGTCGATACGTTAGAAAGTCTAACAATCGAAGAACTAGCACAGAAAGCCAAAGAACATTTTGACTTAGAGATGTTTACTGTTTGTCAAGTTCTTCCTAAATAA
- the dapA gene encoding 4-hydroxy-tetrahydrodipicolinate synthase gives MNFGQVLTAMVTPFDRNGQIDYGKTTDLIEHLITNGSDALVVAGTTGESPTLSTSEKIALFEHTVNVVAGRIPVIAGTGSNSTASSIELTKQAEAIGVDGIMLVAPYYNKPSQSGMYEHFRAIATSTQLPIMLYNIPGRSTVNMSVELVIDLARIENIVAMKEASGNLDQITSIISGTPDDFFVYSGDDSLTLPVLAVGGNGVVSVASHVVGNDLKQMLQAFYAGKIQEAAKLHQKLLPIVKALFMAPNPSPVKAALRMKGLDVGDVRLPLVELTEEELELLKKII, from the coding sequence GTGAATTTTGGGCAAGTGCTTACGGCGATGGTAACACCTTTTGATCGTAATGGCCAAATTGATTATGGAAAAACAACAGATTTAATTGAACATTTGATAACAAATGGTTCAGATGCGTTAGTTGTGGCAGGTACAACGGGAGAATCCCCAACATTATCTACAAGTGAAAAGATTGCCTTATTTGAGCATACGGTTAATGTAGTAGCTGGGAGAATTCCTGTTATTGCAGGAACTGGAAGTAATAGTACTGCGAGTTCAATTGAACTAACAAAGCAAGCAGAAGCTATTGGGGTTGATGGTATTATGCTTGTTGCACCATATTACAACAAACCTTCTCAAAGTGGTATGTATGAACATTTTAGGGCAATTGCCACTAGTACTCAATTACCCATTATGCTTTATAATATTCCAGGTCGTTCAACCGTTAATATGTCTGTAGAGCTTGTTATAGATTTGGCAAGAATTGAGAATATTGTTGCTATGAAGGAAGCTAGTGGTAATCTTGATCAAATAACGTCAATTATTTCAGGAACTCCTGATGATTTCTTTGTTTACAGTGGTGATGATAGTTTAACTCTACCTGTTCTAGCAGTAGGTGGGAATGGGGTTGTATCAGTTGCTTCCCATGTGGTTGGAAACGATCTAAAACAAATGCTCCAAGCATTTTATGCTGGAAAAATTCAAGAGGCTGCTAAGTTACATCAAAAGCTTCTACCGATCGTTAAAGCGTTATTCATGGCTCCTAATCCGTCACCAGTAAAAGCAGCTCTCCGAATGAAAGGTTTGGATGTAGGAGATGTTAGGTTACCTCTTGTAGAATTAACCGAAGAAGAACTTGAATTGTTAAAGAAAATTATCTAG
- the yfmF gene encoding EF-P 5-aminopentanol modification-associated protein YfmF translates to MRLLNTKLTEQNVNGINLHVIETNKYKTNTIVLHIRTPLNKETVTKRALLPYILQSGTETFPSRLEIRSYLDELYGATLGVDVSKKGENQILSFRMDVANEKYLKDKTPLLEETIKLLAEILLKPTKENNAFESSIVNNEKRNLSQRIQSIFDDKIRYANMRITEEMCKDEPYGLSVWGYEEEITAVTPEQIYEEYQAMLVNDDIDLYIVGDVQTEEISKLVEKYFIFPGNRLTRDRKEVSVNSNQKVEKENEIFEEQDIKQGKLHIGFRTATTYNDEDYFAMQMFNGLFGGFSHSKLFINVREKASLAYYASSRYESHKGILMVMSGIEFTNYSQAVTIIKEQLKSMQSGDFTEKEIEQTKAVIKNQILETVDVARGYVELLHHNAIATKKRTIDDWLTGIDQVTKEDIVKVGQKVQLDTIYFLKGKGEK, encoded by the coding sequence GTGAGGTTATTGAATACGAAATTAACAGAGCAAAATGTGAATGGGATAAACCTTCACGTGATTGAAACAAATAAATATAAAACGAATACAATCGTCTTACATATTCGAACACCGCTAAATAAAGAAACTGTGACAAAACGTGCGCTATTACCTTACATTTTACAAAGCGGAACTGAGACTTTTCCTTCTAGATTAGAAATTAGAAGTTATTTAGACGAACTTTACGGTGCAACACTTGGTGTTGATGTCAGCAAAAAAGGTGAAAATCAAATCTTGTCGTTTCGAATGGATGTGGCAAATGAAAAATATTTAAAAGATAAAACACCTCTGCTTGAAGAGACGATTAAGCTTTTAGCCGAAATTCTCTTAAAGCCAACGAAAGAAAATAATGCCTTTGAGAGTTCAATTGTAAACAATGAAAAGCGAAATTTAAGTCAGCGAATACAATCTATCTTTGATGATAAAATACGTTATGCCAATATGAGGATTACGGAAGAGATGTGCAAAGACGAACCATATGGACTTTCTGTATGGGGCTATGAAGAAGAAATCACGGCAGTAACACCTGAGCAGATTTATGAGGAATATCAGGCCATGTTAGTTAATGACGACATTGATTTATACATTGTCGGAGATGTGCAAACAGAAGAGATCTCTAAATTAGTTGAAAAGTATTTTATTTTCCCAGGGAATCGTCTAACTAGGGATAGAAAAGAAGTTAGCGTTAACAGCAATCAGAAAGTCGAGAAAGAAAACGAGATCTTTGAAGAACAAGATATTAAACAAGGAAAGTTGCATATCGGTTTTCGAACTGCTACGACATATAATGATGAAGACTATTTTGCGATGCAAATGTTTAATGGACTTTTTGGTGGTTTCTCCCATTCAAAGCTTTTTATAAATGTTCGCGAAAAAGCAAGCTTAGCATATTACGCATCTTCGCGTTATGAAAGCCATAAAGGTATCTTGATGGTTATGTCTGGCATTGAATTTACTAATTATAGTCAGGCCGTAACAATCATTAAGGAACAGTTAAAAAGTATGCAAAGTGGAGATTTTACAGAAAAAGAAATTGAACAAACAAAAGCAGTTATCAAAAATCAGATTTTAGAGACTGTAGATGTAGCAAGAGGTTATGTAGAATTACTACACCATAATGCGATTGCGACTAAAAAAAGAACAATTGATGATTGGTTAACAGGGATTGACCAAGTGACAAAAGAGGATATTGTTAAAGTAGGCCAGAAGGTCCAACTTGACACCATTTACTTTTTAAAAGGGAAGGGGGAGAAGTAA
- a CDS encoding DNA translocase FtsK, whose protein sequence is MATRKKQKKVEWKRQLSFELVGLFLIVLASVAFARLGSVGQGLTHLFRFFLGEWHVALTIGLFVTSLYLMIKRKVPSFFTRRLLGVYLLVFAIVLLSHIRLFDLFSKQGDFIDGSVIRNTWELYWLQLQGDIAINDLGGGMVGAIGFAITHFLFASSGTVVFSLFMIITAIILITGKSFTDLLLSFVTQIGTIFGRVFHSLKQYFISVQQQFTNKWEEKKKQIAHKEPIVVVSSQSETTSVETAQQPEPIIYDFASKAYDNSKENKKAESNVPKEGQEVEETIDINIETTGVVAVQENIHYAVPTLDLLNNPKKNNQSQERQHISANARKLEQTLESFGVKAKVSKVHLGPAVTKYEVYPNIGVKVSKIVNLADDLALALAAKDIRIEAPIPGKSAIGIEVPNQEVAIVTLKEVLEATNAYPDASKLLIGLGRDISGDPILAELNRMPHLLVAGATGSGKSVCINGIIVSILMRAKPHEVKLMMIDPKMVELNVYNGIPHLLAPVVTEPKKASQALKKVVNEMERRYELFAHTGTRNIEGYNTLIVNQNEKNEAKQPTLPYIVVIVDELADLMMVASSDVEDSITRLAQMARAAGIHLIIATQRPSVDVITGVIKANIPSRIAFGVSSQIDSRTILDMGGAEKLLGRGDMLFLPVGASKPVRVQGAFLSDDEVENVVNFVIAQQKAQYQEEMMTKDEEQVTGEVADELYESAVDLVIEMNTASVSMLQRRFRIGYTRAARLIDEMEARGIVGPYEGSKPREVLISKKAEDDVSSG, encoded by the coding sequence ATGGCCACAAGAAAAAAACAAAAAAAAGTAGAGTGGAAAAGACAGCTCAGTTTTGAACTCGTAGGATTATTCCTTATTGTATTAGCCTCGGTTGCTTTTGCTAGACTTGGTAGTGTTGGACAAGGTTTAACTCATTTATTCCGATTTTTCCTAGGGGAGTGGCATGTAGCCCTTACCATTGGATTATTTGTTACGTCACTTTATTTAATGATTAAACGAAAAGTTCCAAGCTTTTTTACGAGAAGATTACTTGGTGTGTATTTATTAGTCTTTGCAATTGTCTTATTAAGTCATATTCGACTATTTGATCTTTTCTCTAAACAAGGTGATTTCATAGATGGTTCAGTCATTCGCAATACTTGGGAACTTTACTGGCTTCAACTCCAAGGTGATATCGCCATTAATGATTTAGGTGGAGGTATGGTTGGTGCCATCGGCTTTGCGATTACTCATTTTTTATTTGCATCAAGTGGAACAGTTGTTTTTTCTTTATTTATGATAATTACCGCGATTATCTTAATTACCGGTAAATCGTTTACAGATCTCCTGTTAAGCTTTGTTACTCAAATTGGGACGATCTTTGGGCGTGTGTTTCATTCGTTAAAACAATATTTCATTAGTGTGCAGCAACAGTTTACAAACAAATGGGAAGAAAAGAAAAAGCAAATCGCTCACAAAGAACCTATTGTGGTCGTTAGCTCACAATCAGAAACAACCTCAGTAGAAACAGCACAACAACCTGAGCCAATCATTTATGATTTTGCTAGTAAAGCATACGACAATTCTAAAGAAAACAAAAAAGCCGAGAGTAATGTTCCAAAAGAGGGGCAAGAGGTAGAGGAAACGATTGATATAAACATTGAAACAACAGGTGTAGTTGCAGTTCAAGAGAATATTCATTATGCAGTTCCCACTCTAGATTTATTGAATAATCCAAAGAAAAATAATCAATCTCAAGAAAGACAACATATTTCTGCAAATGCCAGAAAGTTAGAACAAACGCTTGAGAGTTTCGGAGTGAAAGCGAAAGTATCGAAGGTTCATTTAGGTCCTGCGGTAACCAAGTACGAGGTATATCCGAACATCGGTGTGAAAGTAAGTAAGATTGTTAATCTAGCAGATGACCTTGCTTTAGCTTTAGCAGCAAAAGACATACGTATCGAGGCACCTATTCCTGGTAAGTCGGCAATTGGGATAGAAGTACCTAATCAAGAAGTAGCGATTGTTACGTTAAAAGAAGTTTTAGAGGCTACGAATGCGTATCCTGATGCTTCAAAGCTATTAATAGGTCTAGGTCGAGATATTTCTGGAGATCCTATTTTGGCTGAATTAAATAGAATGCCCCATCTGTTGGTAGCTGGTGCAACAGGTAGCGGAAAAAGTGTATGTATTAACGGCATTATTGTGAGCATTTTGATGAGGGCTAAGCCCCATGAAGTTAAATTAATGATGATTGATCCTAAAATGGTTGAGCTAAACGTATACAACGGAATTCCACACTTATTAGCTCCCGTTGTTACTGAACCGAAAAAAGCCTCTCAAGCTTTGAAAAAAGTTGTAAATGAAATGGAACGTCGCTATGAACTATTTGCTCATACTGGCACGAGAAATATCGAAGGTTATAATACGTTAATTGTAAATCAAAATGAAAAAAATGAAGCGAAACAACCAACATTGCCTTATATAGTTGTGATCGTGGACGAGCTAGCCGATTTAATGATGGTTGCTTCAAGTGATGTGGAGGATAGTATTACTAGACTTGCTCAAATGGCTCGTGCAGCAGGCATACACTTAATTATTGCTACACAGAGACCGTCTGTAGACGTAATTACGGGTGTAATTAAAGCAAATATTCCTTCGCGCATTGCCTTTGGTGTTTCTTCTCAAATAGATTCTCGTACCATCCTAGACATGGGTGGGGCTGAGAAACTACTAGGTAGAGGTGATATGCTATTCTTACCTGTAGGGGCTTCAAAACCAGTTCGAGTTCAAGGTGCGTTTCTTTCTGACGATGAGGTTGAAAATGTTGTTAATTTTGTTATTGCCCAGCAGAAGGCACAGTATCAAGAAGAAATGATGACAAAGGATGAAGAGCAAGTTACTGGTGAGGTTGCTGATGAGCTGTATGAGTCAGCTGTTGATTTAGTAATAGAAATGAATACAGCATCTGTATCAATGCTTCAACGTCGTTTCCGTATTGGGTACACAAGGGCGGCAAGGTTAATTGACGAGATGGAAGCCCGAGGCATAGTTGGTCCATATGAGGGAAGTAAACCACGGGAAGTTCTTATATCGAAAAAAGCTGAAGATGATGTTTCGTCTGGTTAG
- a CDS encoding GntR family transcriptional regulator gives MVIKADHRPLYLQVIDKLKNDIETGAYEAGERLPSEFELSKQLGISRATLREALRILEDEGVIMRRHGVGTFICSKPLFSSGIEELFSITEMIRRGNQKPGTIFLSSNIVEATSDDWEKFQIENFDDLIVVERVRTADEEPVVYCLDKIPKQYLPNYSSHDAQSIFDSLEKEGTTISYALTQIEPIGYHEKVSEILHCEPETSLLVLKQMHYDDRERPILYSINYFRSDKFKFHVLRKRV, from the coding sequence ATAGTGATAAAAGCTGATCATAGACCATTATATTTACAAGTAATTGATAAATTAAAGAACGATATAGAAACAGGTGCATATGAAGCAGGTGAACGCCTTCCATCTGAATTTGAACTTTCTAAGCAATTAGGAATTAGTAGGGCAACGTTAAGGGAAGCTCTTAGAATTCTTGAAGATGAAGGTGTAATAATGAGACGGCATGGTGTTGGTACATTCATCTGTAGCAAACCACTTTTTTCATCGGGGATTGAGGAACTTTTTAGTATTACAGAAATGATAAGACGTGGAAATCAAAAACCTGGAACTATTTTTTTGTCGTCAAATATTGTTGAGGCAACAAGTGATGATTGGGAAAAATTCCAAATTGAAAACTTTGATGATTTAATTGTTGTCGAGCGAGTTCGTACTGCAGATGAGGAACCAGTAGTGTATTGCTTAGACAAAATTCCTAAACAATATTTACCTAATTACAGTTCACATGATGCTCAATCAATTTTTGATAGTTTAGAAAAAGAGGGTACAACAATTTCTTATGCTCTGACCCAGATTGAGCCGATTGGCTATCATGAAAAGGTATCTGAAATCTTACATTGTGAACCTGAGACCTCACTATTAGTTCTAAAGCAAATGCATTATGATGATCGGGAAAGGCCAATCCTCTATTCAATAAATTATTTTCGCTCAGATAAATTTAAGTTTCATGTATTACGAAAAAGAGTATAA